The Candidatus Roizmanbacteria bacterium CG_4_9_14_0_2_um_filter_38_17 genome segment CCCTGGGAAACTTATAGTCTTTGGTTGTGCCATCTGCAAAACGGAGTGTAATGGGTTTTTCTTTTATGATGGTAATAAAGTTGGCATGTTGAGAAAGTACATCAAATTTGCCTTGTGAATTCTCAGATGAAAGAGCTGTGGCAGTCCCTTCCCACACGACCTCATGAGGGTTGCTAATTCGTATTTTAAACTCTTCCTGTTTCTTAACCATATTGTTATTATTTAAGGACGGTCCTTAAATAATTGTAATCCATTTGAGATAGTTTTTCTTATTTATAATTTCTAATTTAGCCTCGGGATACGTTTGGGTGAATTTGAGCTGCTTTTTAGTGTTTTGACCCCATTTGATCTCTGAGCCATCGAGCTTGCCGTCGCGCTCTTCTACCCAGTCAACTTCCTGCTTTTCCCAAGTCCGCCAGAAGTAGTTATTACTGTAAATAGGCTCATATGCTTGCCTTTTTAGTCTCTCAACTACTAAAAAGTTTTCCCATAATCCACCTATATCATCTCTTAGATCTGGATTATTGTAGTTATTAATAATGGCATTACGGATACCTACGTCATAGAAGTAATATTTGCTTTTCTTGTTAACTTCAGCCCGTAGATTACGCCTATAACCTCTGATATTGATAAGAATATATGACTGCTCCAGTAAGTCTAAATAACGACTCACTGTGCGTGCATTTACATTTAGCTTATTGGCTAGCTCATTTACAGAAACCAGCTGTCCTATCTGAAATGCCAGTAGGCGAAGTAAGTCTAGGATGAACTTAGAACCCTTAACACGCTCAAATTCTAGTATATCTTTGAGTAAATATCTATCTACTAATTCCTCTAGCTTAGCTTTCTTTTGATCTTTTCCCTTGCTTAATAAAATATCTGGGTAAAAACCATATGTAAGATAGTCGTTTAAGCTTTGATTGAGTTCATATTTGTTTGCACCGTTACCTTGCAACTCGGATACTGCAATTGGAAAGAGTTTAAGGCTTATGGCACGTCCCACTAATGGCTCCCCCATCTGTTGACGGAGTTGAAACGAGGATGA includes the following:
- a CDS encoding ATPase encodes the protein MLRCHIQNLEKFVEPNKVLVVQGPRQVGKTTLVKNYLSSLPDDYNYVYLTGDSIEAREVFSSLSIKDITGFAQGKQLIVIDEAQKIDNISLGIKILVDNVERIRVIITGSSSFQLRQQMGEPLVGRAISLKLFPIAVSELQGNGANKYELNQSLNDYLTYGFYPDILLSKGKDQKKAKLEELVDRYLLKDILEFERVKGSKFILDLLRLLAFQIGQLVSVNELANKLNVNARTVSRYLDLLEQSYILINIRGYRRNLRAEVNKKSKYYFYDVGIRNAIINNYNNPDLRDDIGGLWENFLVVERLKRQAYEPIYSNNYFWRTWEKQEVDWVEERDGKLDGSEIKWGQNTKKQLKFTQTYPEAKLEIINKKNYLKWITII